The following proteins come from a genomic window of Anaerobutyricum hallii:
- the rsmH gene encoding 16S rRNA (cytosine(1402)-N(4))-methyltransferase RsmH: MEENKELEKPHKRRVRYKGTHPRKFEEKYKELQPEKYKDTIEKVIRKGSTPAGMHISICVQEILDFLQIQPGQKGLDCTLGYGGHTRRMLECLQGEGHIYGLDVDPIEIVKTTDRLRKAGYGEDILTIIQQNFRNIDLVAEEHGLFDFVLADLGVSSMQIDNPERGFSYKVEGPLDLRLNPDKGISAAERLRELTRDEIEGMLRENADEPYAEQIAKEIMRTFRQGEQIDTTGQLKEVIERALVFLPDDKEKKDIIKKTCQRTFQALRIDVNSEFEVLEEFLEKLPHILAPGGRVAILTFHSGEDRLVKKIWKRQQKEGLWSEVAKNVIRPSKEECHRNGRARSTKMRWAIK, translated from the coding sequence ATGGAAGAAAATAAAGAATTAGAAAAACCACATAAAAGACGAGTGCGTTATAAAGGAACGCATCCAAGAAAGTTTGAAGAGAAATATAAAGAACTGCAGCCGGAAAAGTATAAAGATACGATTGAGAAAGTAATCCGTAAAGGAAGTACTCCGGCAGGAATGCATATATCTATTTGTGTGCAGGAGATTTTGGATTTTTTACAGATTCAGCCGGGACAAAAAGGATTAGACTGTACACTTGGATACGGAGGACATACAAGAAGGATGTTAGAATGTCTCCAAGGCGAAGGACATATCTATGGATTAGATGTGGATCCGATTGAAATCGTAAAAACAACGGATCGTTTAAGGAAAGCAGGATATGGGGAAGACATTTTAACGATCATACAGCAGAATTTCCGTAACATTGATCTTGTAGCGGAAGAACATGGATTATTTGATTTTGTATTAGCCGATCTTGGGGTATCCTCCATGCAGATTGATAATCCGGAACGAGGCTTTTCTTATAAAGTAGAAGGACCTTTGGATCTTCGTTTGAATCCGGATAAGGGAATTTCTGCAGCAGAACGGTTAAGAGAATTAACCAGAGATGAAATAGAAGGTATGCTGCGTGAGAATGCAGATGAGCCTTATGCAGAACAGATTGCAAAAGAGATTATGAGGACATTTCGTCAAGGAGAACAAATCGATACGACAGGACAGCTAAAAGAAGTTATTGAAAGAGCGCTTGTATTTCTGCCAGATGATAAAGAAAAAAAGGATATCATCAAGAAGACTTGCCAGAGAACCTTTCAGGCACTTCGCATTGATGTAAACAGCGAATTTGAAGTACTAGAAGAATTCTTAGAAAAGTTACCACATATACTTGCACCGGGCGGACGTGTAGCGATTCTCACGTTCCATTCCGGAGAGGACAGATTAGTAAAGAAAATCTGGAAAAGACAGCAGAAGGAAGGGTTATGGAGTGAAGTGGCAAAGAATGTCATCCGCCCTTCAAAAGAAGAATGCCATCGAAACGGCAGAGCAAGATCTACAAAAATGAGATGGGCAATAAAATAA